A portion of the Candidatus Babeliales bacterium genome contains these proteins:
- the ftsW gene encoding putative lipid II flippase FtsW, producing the protein MKLHKKNISSDLFLFMGIITTLIVCGLLFIYSSSSIYALERFGVAHYFLKKQCIGLMIGLCALLVAYCIPVKIIHATTPLLFLSSLLLSALTMIPFLTHRINGSSRWLSLGGFTFQPSELLKVTFIVYVAYLIEKKQYTTHSFMHSYLPFLIILGVTNIILLKQPDFGLAVTLTITTFLLLFIAQYRNKDLLITFASCLPIVAALIYFKPYRLARVLTFLDPWSDPQGSGFQIIQSLIAIGSGGLWGVGISHSKQKFFYLPMQHSDFIFAIIAEETGFIGALLVIILFIALLYLGIRIASYTTNRFAQFTILGFIIMINLQAMINIAVTLGLVPTKGIGLPFISYGNSSLVCTLIMVGLILNMAQDKHKEYK; encoded by the coding sequence ATGAAACTGCATAAAAAAAACATATCTTCTGATCTTTTTTTATTTATGGGAATCATTACCACGCTCATCGTCTGTGGCCTACTATTTATTTATTCTTCAAGTTCCATTTACGCACTTGAACGATTTGGCGTTGCACACTACTTTTTAAAAAAACAATGTATTGGATTAATGATAGGTCTCTGTGCGTTACTGGTTGCGTATTGCATTCCAGTTAAAATTATTCATGCCACAACGCCACTACTCTTTTTAAGCTCACTACTCCTTTCTGCTCTGACTATGATCCCTTTTTTAACCCACCGTATTAATGGGTCCAGCCGTTGGCTTTCGTTAGGAGGATTCACCTTTCAGCCCAGTGAACTTTTAAAGGTTACGTTCATAGTATATGTTGCATATCTGATTGAAAAAAAACAGTACACCACTCATTCATTTATGCATAGCTACCTACCTTTTCTAATCATTCTGGGTGTTACCAATATCATTCTGCTGAAACAACCCGATTTTGGCCTGGCCGTCACCCTTACCATAACCACATTTCTTTTACTGTTTATCGCACAATACAGAAACAAAGATCTTTTAATAACCTTTGCCAGCTGCTTACCGATTGTTGCAGCGCTCATCTATTTTAAACCATACCGCCTTGCCCGCGTGCTCACTTTTTTGGACCCTTGGTCTGACCCACAAGGATCGGGGTTTCAGATCATTCAATCACTGATTGCCATCGGTTCTGGAGGATTATGGGGAGTTGGCATATCACATTCAAAACAAAAGTTTTTTTATCTGCCCATGCAACATTCAGACTTTATTTTTGCCATTATTGCAGAAGAGACCGGATTTATTGGGGCGCTGCTCGTTATTATATTATTTATAGCACTGCTCTATCTGGGCATACGTATTGCATCATATACCACCAATCGCTTTGCTCAATTTACCATCCTGGGATTTATAATAATGATCAACTTACAAGCAATGATTAACATTGCCGTAACGCTCGGGCTTGTCCCTACCAAAGGAATCGGGTTACCATTTATCAGCTACGGTAATAGTAGCCTTGTTTGTACTTTGATTATGGTTGGTTTGATTTTGAATATGGCGCAAGATAAGCATAAAGAATACAAATAA